CGGCTGGCTTCTCGATTTTATGGCATCGGGCCCTGTGGTAAAGATGATTGTTGAGGGTGTACACGCCATCGATATGGTTCGCAAAATCGCTGGCAATACCATGCCATCGAGCGCAGAGATGGGTACGATCCGTGGCGATTTTTCGGTAGACTCTCCAGCGTCTGCAAACCGCGAGAAGCGATCAGTACATAACCTTGTCCATGCATCAGAAACGCCTGAGGAGGCGGCACACGAGATGGCTCTCTGGTTTACACCCAAAGAAATCCACGGATATAAGCGCTCTGAAGAAGATCTTACTTTTTAACGCATGACGATGGCGTCTCGCCTCGGCGTACTCCTGCTATCACTCGTAGCGATTTTAGGATTGCACGCGGCGAGCATCATGCCTGAGTACGATTGGTACAATCAATTTTGGTGGCTTGATTGGATACTGCATTTTGCCGGTGGCGCATGGGTAGCGTCTCTATTTTTAGTAGTGAGGGCAAACACACAGTCACTCACTGTCATAGGTTTTGTTTTTTTTGTCGGCATCGGTTGGGAAGTACTTGAGTATATGTTTAGCGTGCCATTTTTTGGCGTAGGGGAGGCGAGTTTTTCTGATTCGCTCTGGATTCTCGATACACTCATGGATCTTTTCTTTGATGTGAGCGCCGCAGTGCTAGTCGTCATGCTTGCGAATCGGTATACTAAGAGTAATGTTTAAAATTACTTTTTGCGGAGGAGCTCAAGAGGTTACCGGCGCGAACTATCTGATCGAGACAGAAAAGACTCGCGTACTGGTTGATTGTGGTATGTTTCAATGCCCGCGCTTTTGCGCGGCACGCAATGCAAACGAATTTCCCTATGATCCGGCGACTATTGATGCGCTCTTTGTAACCCACGCGCATATCGATCATACCGGGCGCATCCCCAAACTTATTAAATACGGTTTCAAGGGAAAGATTTTTTCAACTCCACCTACAAAAGATTTTGCCAAGCTCATGCTCGAAGATAGTCTTGGCGTGCTTGAGAAAGAGGCGTCGCGCAACGGAGAGAAGACGATTTACGCCATGGAAGATGTTGAAGGCGCGCTCAAGCTCTGGGAGGCCGTGCCATACCACCAGCGTTTTATGGTGGGCGATATCGGCGTTACTTTTTATGAGGCGGGGCATATCTTAGGGTCTCTCATGGTGCTCTTTGAGATTGGTGATAAAAAAATATTATTCACGGGAGACTTGGGTAATACGCCGATGCCGCTTCTCAACCCACCCGAATCAATCGTAGGTGTGAACATGATGGTTATCGAATCTGCCTATGGTGACCGTGTGCACGAAGACAACAGCGAGCGCAAAGTAAAGCTTGAACGAGCGATTGAAGATATCGCAAAGCGCGGCGGCACGCTGATGATTCCTGCGTTCGCGCTTGAACGCACCCAAGAACTTCTCTATGAGTTCAATGATTTGATGGAGCACGGACGCGTGCCGCGCATCCCCGTGTATCTCGACAGCCCACTTGCCATTCGCGCGACTGATGTCTATCGCAAGCACATAAGCTATTTTAGTCCCGACGCCAAAGCGCTCATTAAGGCGGGTGATGATCTTTTTCAATTTCCAGGGCTCCATCGCACGCTTACCACTGATGAATCGAAAGCTATCAATGATGTTCGCGGTCCCAAGGTGATTTTAGCGGGCGCGGGTATGATGACGGGCGGACGCATACTACATCATGCGAAGCGCCACCTCCACGACAAAAATAGTATTATTTTATTTATTGGTTATCAGGGCGCGGGATCTGTCGGGCGGCGCATTATGGACGGTGAGCGGCAGGTGACTATCATGGGTGAGAAGGTTTCGGTACACGCTGAGGTCCGTTCGATCCATGGGTATTCGGCGCACGCTGATACTAATATGCTTTTGGATTTTGTTCAGCAAAATGTAGATACACTTGAGAAAGTATTTGTCGTACAAGGCGAGCCATCGGCCGCACTTTTTCTTTCACAGCGTATTCGTGACTATTTGGGTCTCCATTCGCATGCTCCACGCCTTGGAGAGGTCTTTGAGTTCTGATACCATTTGAGGCATGGATACATCCACACACAATCATCTGAAACTCAAATTTTGTGTGTCAGGAGCGGCAGAAACAGGTCACTGTTCGGAAGACGCTCTCGACAAAGCAAAAGCAATCGGCCGTGAGATAGCACAGAGAGGAGGTATCTTGGTAAACGGTGCCACCACAGGTTTTCCGTACTGGGCAGCCATTGGCGCCAAAGAAGCGGGCGGGGCAACTATCGGTATCTCACCGGCGGCAACCGAAAAAGAGCATCGTGAGGTTTTTGACTTACCGCTCGATTATCTCGATATGATTATCTATACCGGAGCCGGCATGTCGGGGCGCAATTTGCTACTTACGCGCTCGACCGATGCCGTTATCATTGGTTGCGGTCGTATGGGCACACTCAACGAATTTACCATTGCTTTTGAAGACAAAAAACCCATTGGCATCTTGACGGGTACCGGCGGTACAACTGAATTGATTGACGAGGTCATCGCCGAGTCTCACAGAGCAAAAGACAACCCGCTTATTGTGTATTCCGACGATCCTAAAGAACTTATAGACAAGCTTATAGCGCTTCTCAAGCGAGAAAAAGTAAGCACCGTATAGGATTTCTATGTTCCGTACGCTCAAAGCGATCGGACTGCTCGCGGGCATGATTATCGGTGCTGGTATGTTTGCCCTACCGTATACCATTGTGCGTGCGGGTATTGGTTGGTCGCTTGTTCATGCCAGTATTGTCCTGGTGCTGGTTACGCTCACGCACGCGCTGTACGCAGGTGTTATTTTAAAAGACCGCAGACACGCGCGTCTCCCTGGGTACGCGCGCGAGTATCTGGGCGAGAGTGGTTTTTGGATAGCGCTCATTTCACGGTTAGGGGCGTATTGGGGGTTTTTACTCGCGTACGGTATTATCATTGGCGATTTTTTTGCGCACATCATTCCGTTGTCTGAGACAACGCTCGCTATCACTTTTTTTATTCTTGTTTCGCCACTTATTCTTTTTCGCCTCTCGCGCATCGGTACGATCAATTTTGTGCTTACGCTTCCCGAA
The sequence above is drawn from the Patescibacteria group bacterium genome and encodes:
- a CDS encoding nucleoside-diphosphate kinase, with amino-acid sequence MKHPKEERTFLLVKPDGVKRGLTGEIIRRLEQRNLKIIAMQMTAPGRDKFDNHYPKDPAWVTRIGEKTLNTYKKYGYDPIKELGTEKPEEIGPMVRGWLLDFMASGPVVKMIVEGVHAIDMVRKIAGNTMPSSAEMGTIRGDFSVDSPASANREKRSVHNLVHASETPEEAAHEMALWFTPKEIHGYKRSEEDLTF
- a CDS encoding MBL fold metallo-hydrolase, with translation MFKITFCGGAQEVTGANYLIETEKTRVLVDCGMFQCPRFCAARNANEFPYDPATIDALFVTHAHIDHTGRIPKLIKYGFKGKIFSTPPTKDFAKLMLEDSLGVLEKEASRNGEKTIYAMEDVEGALKLWEAVPYHQRFMVGDIGVTFYEAGHILGSLMVLFEIGDKKILFTGDLGNTPMPLLNPPESIVGVNMMVIESAYGDRVHEDNSERKVKLERAIEDIAKRGGTLMIPAFALERTQELLYEFNDLMEHGRVPRIPVYLDSPLAIRATDVYRKHISYFSPDAKALIKAGDDLFQFPGLHRTLTTDESKAINDVRGPKVILAGAGMMTGGRILHHAKRHLHDKNSIILFIGYQGAGSVGRRIMDGERQVTIMGEKVSVHAEVRSIHGYSAHADTNMLLDFVQQNVDTLEKVFVVQGEPSAALFLSQRIRDYLGLHSHAPRLGEVFEF